One window of Pocillopora verrucosa isolate sample1 chromosome 9, ASM3666991v2, whole genome shotgun sequence genomic DNA carries:
- the LOC131798900 gene encoding galanin receptor type 1-like, whose amino-acid sequence MSESLEPTAGQPDGSESQAPKVVAGIIIILGLFSNSLIVAAVIGFRRMKTTTNYLLVNVAAADITTLLFTAMHLIPIKGPFPNGALGSFLCKFIRTNNITMVTLLVSTLTLTVLAADRYQAMVKPLKISWRLKIEKIGYVLAVIWLIAMATVSPLFVSVDQRPSINNTLCSPGDDHAVMKVYIYCLVTLLTLIPFLGIAFCYSRIISGLYFGQTICSRGSEAMAEKKRLVIVLMVLTVVFFIAFVPYGVAVVLQFSGMATRNVEELRIFSRFRIVVQYLTLLNCSLNPFIYAVPSSNYRYCFKCMLKKMCCQDITEEVNAIQLDTRRGVADER is encoded by the coding sequence ATGTCTGAGAGCCTCGAACCGACAGCGGGGCAACCCGATGGGTCAGAATCGCAGGCACCAAAGGTGGTTGCTGGGATCATCATAATTCTTGGACTGTTTAGTAACTCGTTAATTGTAGCTGCAGTAATAGGCTTCCGTCGCATGAAGACGACAACCAATTACCTTCTTGTCAACGTGGCCGCTGCAGACATAACCACTCTGTTGTTCACAGCGATGCACCTCATTCCAATCAAGGGTCCCTTCCCAAATGGTGCTCTTGGTAGCTTCCTTTGTAAGTTTATAAGAACTAACAATATCACTATGGTAACGCTTCTTGTGTCCACTCTGACGCTGACGGTTTTGGCTGCTGACAGATATCAAGCCATGGTGAAACCCTTAAAAATATCTTGGAGATTAAAAATCGAAAAGATCGGGTACGTCTTAGCAGTAATCTGGCTGATAGCCATGGCTACTGTCTCGCCGCTTTTCGTGTCTGTGGACCAGCGCCCTAGCATAAACAATACTCTCTGCTCCCCTGGTGATGATCATGCGGTGATGAAAGTGTACATTTATTGCCTGGTGACCCTCCTTACCTTGATCCCGTTCCTTGGCATTGCTTTCTGTTATTCGCGGATTATATCCGGATTGTATTTTGGACAAACAATTTGCAGTCGGGGTAGCGAAGCAATGGCAGAAAAAAAGAGGCTTGTTATAGTTCTCATGGTGTTGACAGTCGTCTTTTTCATTGCGTTTGTTCCTTATGGAGTAGCAGTAGTATTGCAGTTCAGCGGGATGGCCACCAGAAATGTTGAAGAACTTCGTATCTTTAGTCGATTTAGGATTGTAGTGCAATATCTGACACTTTTAAACTGTTCTCTAAATCCGTTCATCTATGCCGTTCCAAGTTCAAATTATAGATACTGCTTTAAATGTATGTTGAAGAAAATGTGTTGCCAAGACATCACGGAAGAGGTTAATGCCATCCAGCTGGACACAAGACGGGGTGTGGCAGACGAACGCTAG